The Brevinema andersonii sequence AACAGCGCGCAAACTTTAATATCAAAAATATCCGAACTCCGCGAGCGTTTCCGAAACCTCGCTATCTCAAACGAATCTTTTGAAAAATGCATCAAACGCTGGGACCAGGAAAATACTTTTCTCTACCTCGATCCTCCGTACTTCGGAGCAGAAAACGTCTACCCGGGCATCAACTTCGGAGTCGAGTGGCATGTTCTGCTCTCCGAACTCCTCAAAAATTCCAAAGCGACTTGGATGCTTTCCTACGGCGACCACTCCGTTATCCGCGAGCTTTACAAGGACTTCCACATCACCGAGGCAACCGTCAAATACTCCGGCCTCGCCAATTCCAAAAAACACCCCAACACCCCCGAGCTCGTCATCACCAGCCCCCTGCACACACAAAAAAAATTAAACAGATCGGCAAAAACAACATAACCCTCTCTCGATACTTTTGAGAGAGGGTTATTGATTCTATTTTTGAGAAAAAATAAAAGCTTAACAAAAAAACAGCCTATGTTATAATAAAACAATAGGAAAAAGGGGTTGTTCTGCTTAGGCAGGCAGGTACTCTATGAAAATTAATACAGTTAAATGGTATATATTGTTTTTGCTGATATATAGGTATTATGCTAGCTTCAAACCTTTTATTTCCAATTACTTATGACGATGATTTTGCTTATTCTGTAATGGGCAATCCTTTTCTTTTACAATGGAATGAGTATCTCCTTATAAACAATCCCTTCCCGGAGCATTTTAGGGAGGGATCTTTCTTTCTGGCAGCAGATGCATAAGCCTGCTGCTTAGGAAAAGGGATTTCTTTTAAAGTGCCAAATCAAACTTCGCATGACACATGTGCCTCCAAACCGAAGATTTTATTAAACAGCGGCGGAACTTTGTGTTTGCAGAATTACCGGATCTTAGGAAATGCGTTGAAAGAATCACAAAAGATTATCTGCCTGACGTCGCGGATATATTTCATCTTAAAAAATCTTAGAACGATGGCAAGAATTGTCTGGTTTATTGGATGACCCTGGGTATCCTCTGCTACAAGAAAAAATTTCTCATATTAAATCTCCGGAAAATATTCTAAAAATGCTGAAAAATTCATTTGAATATGATGGCTCTATTGCTGATTCCGCACCAGAACTCAAAAGAATACAAGGTTTGAAAAAAGTATCCGTAGCCGTATCGAGAAAACCTTACAAATCGAAATCACATGCATCAGCGATGATCTCACCAAAAAAAGAATTGCTTTTCGGGAAAATCGTTACGTACTTCCAGTGAAAGCAGCTGCCAAAAACCGAACACCAGGTATAGTCCATGCGTTTTCTGCAACGTGCTCTACAGCATTCATCGAGCCTCAAGCTGATCTTTATGAATAACGAACTCCTATCCGTCAATGAAACGGAATACTGCGAAATTTTTCGTCTCTTAAAAGTATGGAGTTCTCAAATAAAAACCCATTCGGATTTACTTCTAGTGCTGCTAAATGAAAGTGCTGCACTAGAATTTTTTTTTTGCAAAGGCTTGTTTTGCTAAAAAATTCGTGGCTGTTTTTCCAGAAACTCCAAACAATAGATCCATTATTCTGGAAAAATATACAATCCTTTTCTTTTACTAAAAAAGGGTGAGAAAATACAGTACCACTGGATCTATATATCTCCCCTCAAACATTGGGTATTATTATCTCGGGACCAAATGCTGGAGGTAAAATCGCAGTACCCCAAAATGTTGGCACTGGCAGCATGTATAATGAAGAAAAGACTGCCTATCCCGGCAAAAAAATTATTCTGCCGCTGTTTGACAAAATCCTGCTAGAAATTGGCGACTCTCAAAGCTTGGATGATGAATTATCGACTTTTCAGGCCACATAACATCATTAAAAGACATTTTAAGCAAGGCCGGAAAACATTCACTGGTTCTGATAGACGAAATTGCCCACGCTACCGATCCTCTGGAAGGCAAAGCTTTGGCTTCTGCTGTTATCGATAAACTTCTGGAAACAGGAGCATTTTTCGGGATTACAACGCACCATCAACACGTCAAGGAAAAAGATTTCAAACATCCAGATATAAGCGCTTATGCTACGGCTTTTGATCTACAAGCTTTAAGATCAGAATATACCTTGCAGGAAGATACTATAGGCAGCAGTTACGCGCTGAAAATTGCTGAACGTGTTGGCCTGGACAGGGAAATTATCGAAAAAGCAGCCGTGTTTCTGCGCGAAAATAAAAACGAAAAAGATCAAATCATTGCAAACATTACAAAATTTAATAACAAGCTCCACAATAAAGAGTCCGAACTAAAAAAGCGTGAAGAATTGTTAAGGCAAAAAAAGAACAACTCCTTAACAAACAAAAACTCGAACTCCAAACAAAAGGGTTGGAAACTGCTGACCACGAATTAAATATGCATCTGAAAGAGTTGTCTCGTCTGAAAAATAAAATGGAAGCAGATATAAAAAATTAAGAAAATATTTTGAAAACTGCAAAAGAAATTAGTAACACAAAAGAAAACCGAAAGTTTAAAGCATTTTCGTAATCAAGTAACTCATATCGAAAAAGGAATGGAAATTTTTTGTTGCTTCTTTGGACAAAAATGCTGTTGTGTAAGAAATTTTTGCCGATGAAATATTAGTGAGAGTGGGAATTTTCAAAATTACTGTTTCAAAATCGGACCTTTTTGAAGCCAATACTCCCTTAAATAAGAACTCTTTAAAAAAAGTTTCATTACTACTGATGCACAACATTCTATTGATTTACGTGGAAAGTTAGGCAACGAGGCTGTGCAAATACTAGAAAAATCTATTCATAAAGCTCCGGCAGCAGGATATAATGAATTAAGCGTTATTCACGGTAAAGGAACTGGAGCCTTGCAAAAAAAAATCATGAATTTTTAAAATCGAATAGAGATATTAAAGAATTTTATTTTGCCTCTCCTCAGGAAGGCGGAACATGAAAAACTATTATCAAATTTTAAGCGAGGATTCTATGCAAAAAATTTTTTGGATTTCGTTCTTTATGTTAACAACGATTACCAGCTACGGCGATATTTCACAAATTCCCATTTATCCCAGTGGAATTAATGTTAGTTTTACAGCACCACATGTTGAGGAAAAAGAAGAAATTGAAGAAAAACCTGCTCCTAAACGCTTTTCGCTGCGCAGAAAAAAGAAGGGAGAAGAAAAACCAGAACCTGTTGAACCACCCGCACTCATGAAAGTCAACAGACTAATTCGAGTAATTAACGGAATTAAAAATTCTGATGAAAATCATCAAGTTGCACTGGTTTTTTATGATGAAGAAAAAAAAATATTAAAAAATAATACTATCGTTATCAAAAAATCAGCCAAACCCGCAGCTAACTATATATTTTTTATGGATAGAAGTACCGGCAATTCTTTCAAAGGAATGAAAGATATCTATCATCTCCCTAAAAAAGCTGAATTTTTTCAAGTTGCATTAGTTGATAAAAAAGAAAACATCTTAATTATGCCATCACACCCCGGATACAACAAAGAAGGAACGATTTCTATTGAAGATTATAAGAATATTATGCCTAAAAATAAAATTATGTTGCAATTCGAATTAACAGGAACAGCAGAAAAACCTCATGTAAAAATTGCTGCATTTCGTTTTTACTAATGCCTACAAACCAAATTGTTCTACGGCATAAGCACAGTTAAACAAATTTTGCTCATCTAGTTGCTTTGCCATTATCTGCACTCCTATAGGCAGCCTGTTATCGGAAAGCCCCACCGGCACAGAAATAGCTGGTGCCCCTACTAAATTTGCTGATAAAGTAAATATATCAGACAAATACATACTGATAGGATCATGTATTTTTTCGCCCAATTTGAAAGCTGTTGTGGGGGTTGTGGGACCGAGCAGCACATCAATTGAACCAAGCGCTTCCTGATAGCCAGCTTGAAGGCGTGCGCGTACTTTTTGAGCCTTTACAAAAAAATCATCATACGATTCAGAAGATAAAATAAACGTCCCCAGCATAATCCGCCTCTTGACTTCCGTGCCAAATCCCTCTGTACGGCTTTTAACATAAGTCTCCGCAAGCGTTTCATACTCAACTCTATTGCCATAACGGATACCGTCAAATCTCTCCAAATTAGCAGATGCTTCAGCAGGTGCCAAAATATAATATACAGACGGAGCATATTTAATATCTGGAATCGAAATTTCCGAAATAACAGCACCTTCTTTTTCCAACAAAGCAACAACATCTGTAATCCTATTTCGTATTTCGGCATCAAACTCGGCATCAAAAAAATCTTTTGGCAGCCCGATTTTTAACCCTTTAACATTTTGATTAAGCTCAATCTTAGGAGCTGGCATCGGCAAAGATGTGGAATCTTTAGGATCATGCCCTGCCATCGCCGAAAATAATAAAGCCGCATCTTCCACAGTACGTGCTATAGGCCCGATTTGGTCAAGTGACGAAGCAAACGCCGTAGCCCCATAACGTGACACACGTCCATAAGTCCCCTTAAGACCAACGCATCCGCAAAAAGCCGCTGGCTGTCTAATTGAGCCTCCGGTATCGGTACCCAAACTAACAGGAGCCAAACCTCCTGCAACAGCCGCTGACGATCCACCAGACGATCCGCCCGGTGTTCGTTCTCTGTCATAGGGATTACGCACAGCTCCATAAAAAGATGTCTCATTCGAAGACCCCATCGCAAATTCGTCTAAGTTTAGTTTGCCTAAAGGTGGCATACCTTCTTTCCGTACCAAACGCTCGACTACCGTAGCATCATCAGCAGCGATAAAACCAGTTAAAATTTTAGACGCACAAGTTGTTGGCTGATTTTTTACGTTAATTAAATCTTTTATTCCAATAGGAATCCCCGTTAACGGTGTATAATCATTATGCTTGATACGGTGGTCAGCAAGTTCGGCACAATGCAGTGCATCATCGTGGCTGACCGAAATATAAGCGTTCAGAGGTAAGGGTTGTCGATCATCGTTTTCTATAGCTTGAAGGTAGGTTTTTGTTAATTCCACCGAAGAAATTTCTTTTTTTTTCAACAAATTCGACAAATTTTTAACAGACAAACTCGTAAGTTCCATAATAACTCCCACAAATATAAATATTGAACTTATTATAACATATAACCACAACGCGTCAAATTTTAGAAGAATCAAAGTTGAATATTAATTTCTTTATTTCCATCAGCGTCAG is a genomic window containing:
- a CDS encoding DNA adenine methylase; the protein is NSAQTLISKISELRERFRNLAISNESFEKCIKRWDQENTFLYLDPPYFGAENVYPGINFGVEWHVLLSELLKNSKATWMLSYGDHSVIRELYKDFHITEATVKYSGLANSKKHPNTPELVITSPLHTQKKLNRSAKTT
- a CDS encoding P-loop NTPase family protein, which gives rise to MGIIISGPNAGGKIAVPQNVGTGSMYNEEKTAYPGKKIILPLFDKILLEIGDSQSLDDELSTFQAT
- a CDS encoding MutS-related protein; protein product: MDEIAHATDPLEGKALASAVIDKLLETGAFFGITTHHQHVKEKDFKHPDISAYATAFDLQALRSEYTLQEDTIGSSYALKIAERVGLDREIIEKAAVFLRENKNEKDQIIANITKFNNKLHNKESELKKREELLRQKKNNSLTNKNSNSKQKGWKLLTTN
- a CDS encoding Smr/MutS family protein, with the translated sequence MDLRGKLGNEAVQILEKSIHKAPAAGYNELSVIHGKGTGALQKKIMNF
- the gatA gene encoding Asp-tRNA(Asn)/Glu-tRNA(Gln) amidotransferase subunit GatA encodes the protein MELTSLSVKNLSNLLKKKEISSVELTKTYLQAIENDDRQPLPLNAYISVSHDDALHCAELADHRIKHNDYTPLTGIPIGIKDLINVKNQPTTCASKILTGFIAADDATVVERLVRKEGMPPLGKLNLDEFAMGSSNETSFYGAVRNPYDRERTPGGSSGGSSAAVAGGLAPVSLGTDTGGSIRQPAAFCGCVGLKGTYGRVSRYGATAFASSLDQIGPIARTVEDAALLFSAMAGHDPKDSTSLPMPAPKIELNQNVKGLKIGLPKDFFDAEFDAEIRNRITDVVALLEKEGAVISEISIPDIKYAPSVYYILAPAEASANLERFDGIRYGNRVEYETLAETYVKSRTEGFGTEVKRRIMLGTFILSSESYDDFFVKAQKVRARLQAGYQEALGSIDVLLGPTTPTTAFKLGEKIHDPISMYLSDIFTLSANLVGAPAISVPVGLSDNRLPIGVQIMAKQLDEQNLFNCAYAVEQFGL